The Variovorax sp. S12S4 genome includes the window TGAAGCGACTTTTCAGAGACTAGAAACGCGTTGGTTCCCTTCGATAGGCAAAACTCTCTAATGACGTAGATGCCACGCATCAAAACGTCCTGCTCCCCGCCTTCCGAGTCTTGTTTGAGCTCTTCAATTCGTTTTTCAAAATTTGATTTACTCATTAGCCGAACATCGTCCTTGCCGATTTTATCGTTTCCTTCGGATTGGGTAGTGCTGAGAACCTCTAAAAACAGCGATAAAGTATCTCGCGGTACTCCGCCGCCCGCCATTACAAGTCGATCAAACCCAGCGCCTTTAAACAAAGACCCAATATCACCGGCGGAAATTCCAACTGCTTTTCCGAATTCGTTCAGAATTTTTCTATTTTGCTCTCTGGTCTTAGGAAAATCGGCAAATGTATAGTCAATATTAATCGGTTGATAATCGTGACGCTCCTGAGCCCCAATTGGCTGATTGTCCAAATCCATATACAACGACGATGCATGACGCAGGGTCGCGATTTTAAAATACAGAGGTAGATCCTTGCAGAGGCGATGTATATAGTCGATCACGAATGGTTGGTCGGACTTTTTTAAATGATAGAGGTCGTCGATTTGCAAAAATACAGCTGTGACGGTCGACGAACGTTCAAACACTTCGCGCACTTGCTCTTTGAGACGCGGCAGCCAAACGTCGAGTTCCTTAAGCTTCTCGCTACGTAGTGAGAAACTTCGCTCGGTTTGCTGTGTTTGCTGAACCGAATTGCTCCCGCTCAAGTTGAACTGAGCAAAGTCGAGCTTGCCTCCTACCCCGGCCTCTACCTTGTCTGTAATTCCGGTTGTACTGGTGGCCTTCAGAGTTTCGTCTTGAACATCTGCCTTCGAGCGGAGCGAAGCGAGTTCAGCTCGAATATTTTGCACGACAAGTTTTGATGCCTTGCTTCTCCCGAACCATCCATGCAAATGTTTTTCCAGCTCACGAAAGAGAGCGTCCAATATTTCAATAAGAACATTGGGAAAGGAATGTCTTTTGAAATCCTCGCAGTTAAGGTACACCGAGCGTGTCTTGGTTTTTGCCAGTTGTGTTGTCGAATGATGAAGTAGCAAGGTTTTCCCACATCCTCGTCTCGCGAAGATTGTGTGATTTTGTTTGGAGCACACGTCGCCCACAACATTTGCCGAGTCCATATACGGCACAGGCTCGCTTGTATCTCGCTGAATTCGCAGGCCTTCAGTGATTTTTCGGCGTAGTTGATTTAGCTTCTTATCGGACAGTGCCATGAGCGCCTCTGATATGTTCACCAAGAGGCGGCGAACGGTAGGGAAAGACAGATCGTTACATGGCCGCGGTGCCCTGTCCACCTGTATGTCTCACCTTAGCGTAGGTACGTTCCCGACAGCAGCCCAGCTCTACACAGCGGACCCCGGACTGCACCAGGACCAACGCCCAACATTTCGGCGATCTGTGGCACTGTGTAGAAACCCGACCCACACGAATGCGGGACGAGCGGCGCTGGAACAACGGCTGCGCCGCTCCAAAGTGCCGAGCGCCGCGTACCGAGTCGCGACATTGGACAGTTGGGCCATGCGGCTAGGTCAACGCTTTCCTATGCGAAGCGGTCTGTCGAATACCGTTCTGCGCGTCGAAAGGGGCGGCGATGACTACCGAAAGATCCGGGAGGCCACGGTCGGTCTTCTGAACGCGAAACATCCGGACATAGCATTGCGTGCAACTTACTCCCGCGTGTTGGTCGACGAATATCAAGACTGCGACATGCTCCGGCACGCTCTCGTCGTTTCCCTTTCCAATGTGCTGCCGGTGACTGTGCTGGGAGATCCTCTCCAAGCCATCTTTGACTTCAACGGCCCCACCGTCCGTTGGAAGTCCGATGTTCAAACCGCGTTTCCGCCTCTTGGCCGGCTGTCGAGACCGTGGCGATGGGAGAACGCATCCGCTCCCGAACTTGGACAGTGGTTGCTCAAGGTCCGTCGTGACCTGTTGGATGAAGAACCAATTGATCTTGCCGCGGCACCATCAGAGGTCGTATGGATCGAGCTCTCGGGCAACGAGGACGAAAATCACAGGCAGCGAATGAAGGCGGCTCAGTCCAAGTCTCCTGTACACGGCGGATCGGTCGCGGTCATTCTTGACAGTTCCAACAAGAGGGCCAGCTCGATGCGGCAAGTAGAACGCCAGGCGCGCTGATGGTAGAGGCTCTGGACGTCAAGGATTTCATCACCTTCGCACGGAACTTCGATCCGACCCATTCGAAGGCGCTCGAGACCTTGGTCGAGTTTGCTTCAGAGATGATGACGGGCCTATCAGCGTCGCAGCTGCTTAAACGAGTGGCATCCCATCAAAGCAAGCTTTCGCGCACCCCGGCCAGCGCCCTTGAGCATTCGGCCCTAGCGTTTTCCAACCAGCGAGACTTCGGCGCTGCAGCGCGCATGTTGAACGATTTTCGGAACGCATCGGAAGTGAGAAAGTTCCGGCCCGAGGTTTTTAAGCTGTGCGTCAATGCCCTAGAAGCTGCTCATCGGGGTGGAACATTCTTGGAAGCGGCCATCAAGGCACGTGAGCGGAATCGGCACATGCCGAGATCCGTTCCCCGTCGTGCCATCGGAAGCACACTTCTCCTGAAGGGACTGGAGACCGATGTCGCGCTGCTTTTAGATCCACACAAGCTGAACCGCCGCCATCTCTACGTTGCCTTGACGCGCGGCAGTAGGAAGCTGGTGATCTGCTCCCCCACAGCGCTCTTGACACCCGCGCCTGAAACGCCAAAGAGATAACTTGCAAGGCGTTTTTCGCAACACCAGAAAAAGCACCTGTGAGCATGTGACGAGGAGCCGGGCAACGCCAAACCCATCGCGGAAACAGCGGCGCAATGCAGCAGATTCATACACATGCGGCAAGAACACCAGACCCGGCGAAATGAAGAGCCTGACAGCTGCGTAGATCTCGCGAACACAATTTACGAAGTGAGATTTCGCGAACACTTTTCTGCGAACTGGTAGGCCAAAAGCGTGTTCTTTAAAAACCGAATCAACCGTTATAAATCAACGACTTGCCAATGATCGCTAACGAACACATTTCTGCAAATAGACGGAGCTGTCTATTCGTCGTGCGACTTCAGGTCCCTCCTCACTCAAGGTAGCGGCCGCAGTCAGCCGGAGACCCATAGGTATGCAACCAGCCCACAACATGCCATTTACTTTCAAATGCGCCACGTGCAACGACATCCATGAGGGAATGCCGTCCTTTGGAGCTCGCGAGCCGCTCAGCTGTTTCACCGTGGAAAGGGTCGCGGAACTCTATTCCTCGATGATGCATGCGGACGAATAATGGCCCGGCATCGCCGCTCTCAGAATACGTGCTGGAACTTGCCTCGGCTCGGAGGTCGTGATGTCAGGCTTGGATCGCCCTACTCCATTTCGGCCTGAGTTGGCCGTAGCTTGGCTCGAAGCGGGCGTGCCATACGTCGAGGGGCGGCGGACCGCCACGCCCTCACCTTTCACTGCTTGACTGGAGAACGAGGCGCAAATGATCGAGCGTGTGCGGGTCACTTTCGAGTCGCGGGGCGTGGAATGCGCGGGATGCTTCTACTGGCCCGAGAAGCCGAGGGCGCCGTTGCCGTGCGTCGTTCTGTGCAACGGCTTTTCTGGGACCATGGACTGGATGCTGCCGCAATTTGCCGAAAGGTTTGCTTTAGCGGAAATCGCGGCTTTCACGTTCGACTATCGCCATTTTGGTGAAAGCCAGGGGCGCCCGCGGCAGCTCATCAGCGTCCGTCGGCAGCGGCAGGACATCATGGCCGCTCTTCGCTTTGTCCGCGCCCAGGCAAACATCGACACGGGGCGGATCGCGCTCTGGGGCACATCATTGGGCGGAGGTCACGTTATCGACATTGCCTCTCGCGATCCCGGGGTCGCCGCAGTCATCGCGCAGGTTCCCGGACTCGACTTCGTACGCAAGGAGGCGCGGGCAACGATCGCGATTCCGTCCTCGACAGTCGCGAGGCTGCTTGCCGCAGCCGCATGGGACGGGCTTCGGGGATTGCTCGGACTGTCTCCCTGCTATGTGAAGGTGTTCGGCCAACCTGGCGAGCTCGCGATATTCACCGAACCCGCGCTGCTGGAGAGATTTCATGCCCTGGTCCAAGGAAGCCCGACCTGGCGCAACGAATTCACGCCACGCTTCTATCTGGCGCCGCCCCGCTATCGCGACGGGACTGCCGAACGAATCAAGGCTCCCGTGCTCGTCGCCATCGCCGAAGAGGATGTCTATGCCAACCCCGCGTTCCAGGCTTGGGTCGGCGGGCGCGCGCCGAGCGGCGAAGTGAGGCGCTATCACGGCGGTCACTTCGATGTCTACCACGATCTTTTCGAAGAGGTGGTGCGTGATCAGATTGCATTTTTGGAGCGGTACGTCGCCGGGTAAGGCTCTTGGTTTCATTGGCTGTGTGACATTTGTGAACGTTCTTCACCATCGCGATGTACGCGGCACCGCACGGCAAGGCGTTGGTTGAGCGTCAGGGCTATTTCTCGCCCTCAGGAGTTGAAATGACTTTTTCCCGAGCCGCTCTCAAGTTGGGTGCCGCAAGTCTCGTTGCCGCCGCAGCCTTGTTCACCGCCGCATCGGCCAATGCGGGCACCAACTGGTCCATTGGGATCAACTTACCCGGCGTGGTCGTGAGCGAACCCGCACCGGTCTATTACGAGCCGGCGCCTGTCTACTCGAGGCCGGCCCCGACCTACTACCAGCCTGCGCAGCCGGTTTACTCCGTACCGGCACCTGTCTACTACGAACCTGGCTCTCGTTGGGAGGAGCGCCGCGCGCAACGCTGGGAAGAGCGCCGCGCGGAGCGCCGTGAGTGGCGTCGCCAGCAATGGGAACGCGAGCAGTACCGCCGCTACTACGAGGATCGCGATTGATGTTGGTGGTGCCGATCCGTGAAGGTCTTCCGAGAAGTCCTTCAGTGTGTCGATCCAGGCCAGCCCTGCTTGAGCTGCAGAAACTGCGTCAATGAAGAGCATTCGGGCATCTTCAGCGCCTCACCTTGGGGCTGGGACGTTCGAACCCCACATTCGCTCCCAGACCCACGCCAGTCCCAGCCGCACGTCTCCTCGCGACCCCTCGTTGCGCGGAACTACGGGACGCCACTCCCCGCCTTGCTCCTGTGCCACGACGAACGAGAAGCTGTAGTTCGGCTCCTGACCCATGCGCAAGTCCGTGACCCATGCCCGTCCGCCGCGTGCATGCACCTTGTAGAAGCCGTGCGAGAACGCCGCGAGCCGTTGTACAGGCGGCAGCGTGCTCACGGCCGCGGACACCGGCGGCGCGGCGAAACGCGCCCATTGGATCGGCCGGGAGCCGTCCAGTAGCGAGCGGAAGCCCTCGTCGTAGCTCCCGTCCGGTCGCATGGCCACGATGCGCCACAGCAATGTATTGAAGGGTGTTGGAGTGACCAGTATTGCGGCTGGCTGGGCCTCCCCGGCGAGCGACTCCTGCGCCATGGTGCGCACGTGCCATTGCGCAGCCGCACTCCACGCCAGGTAGGCAGTCGACAGCACAAGGCCCGCATGCACCGATGGCAGGCCCCGCCATTGGCGGCGCGTCACACCGAGGACTACGCCAGCCAGCAACGGTAGTGTGTAGAGCGGGTCAATGATGAAAATGCTGCCCACCCCGAAGGGGTAGTTGGTGAACGGCAGCAGCAACTGCGTGCCATAAACCGTCATCGCGTCCAGCAGCGGGTGCGTCACCAGGGCCAGCCACATCGCGAGCCACCAACGCCGGAATCCGGCTCGCTCGCCGTGCAGCAATGCGGGCAATCCGGCAAGCACGGGCGATGCGAGCGTCAGCCAGAACAGGGAATGCGACTCCGCACGGTGAAGCACCATGTTTCGCAAGGCGTCGCCTTGGTCGATCAACACATCCAGGTCGGGCAATGTGCCGGCCAACCCGCCCCAGAGAGCGGCCTTCCACGCGGCCGTGCGACGGCCCATGGTGGCCAGGCCGACCGATGCGCCCAAGACAATTTGAGAAACGGAGTCCACGGGCCAAGGCTAACCCAAGGTGGGTTGCGGCTGGACTTCAAATCGGCTCGGCGGATCATCATCAACACACACGTGCGCATCAAGGAAGCGGTGAGGTTCGGGGATCGCAGCTTGGGCCATGCACACGGGGATGATGCCCCCGACGCGAACTTTTGGAAGTGAGCCTCGCCTTTGATCAGGGTATCGACGACATCCAGCAGGAAGGTCGCGGCCAGCAGGCCGAAGAACCACGCACGGCGCGCGTAGAAATACTCTTCATAGCTTTCATAGTCTCGCAAGCTATCGGGGAACAACAACGCGCACAGAAGGAAGAGAACCACGGCGTAGCTGACGATGAAGGCATAGGTCCCGAATGTCCAACCTGTTGCTGCATTAGTCTCCTATCGGTTGGCCTCAACGAAGGGCCGGTTCCGGCCGAGCGCAAGCCTTGCTTTCATAGAGCGATTCTTTCCCAGCGCCTCTTGTACGCCCACTCGTAGTTTCCGAAAGCGTAGGAAAGAAATGCCTCAACCGCTTCGTCGGGTCCGACGATGTCGACGCAGCGGTAGTGCGCCGCGGTAGTCACCAATTGATGCTCCAGATGAAAGCCTTGTTCATCGGCGTAAACCTGCATGTAGGTGCCACCGCGCAGCTCCAAGACGGCGAACGGATCGGGTTTGCCAGGCAGTTCGGGGATGGCTCGGCGAATGTCGTCTTCATTGGCAGCACCAGC containing:
- a CDS encoding alpha/beta hydrolase: MIERVRVTFESRGVECAGCFYWPEKPRAPLPCVVLCNGFSGTMDWMLPQFAERFALAEIAAFTFDYRHFGESQGRPRQLISVRRQRQDIMAALRFVRAQANIDTGRIALWGTSLGGGHVIDIASRDPGVAAVIAQVPGLDFVRKEARATIAIPSSTVARLLAAAAWDGLRGLLGLSPCYVKVFGQPGELAIFTEPALLERFHALVQGSPTWRNEFTPRFYLAPPRYRDGTAERIKAPVLVAIAEEDVYANPAFQAWVGGRAPSGEVRRYHGGHFDVYHDLFEEVVRDQIAFLERYVAG
- a CDS encoding ATP-binding domain-containing protein, whose translation is MVEALDVKDFITFARNFDPTHSKALETLVEFASEMMTGLSASQLLKRVASHQSKLSRTPASALEHSALAFSNQRDFGAAARMLNDFRNASEVRKFRPEVFKLCVNALEAAHRGGTFLEAAIKARERNRHMPRSVPRRAIGSTLLLKGLETDVALLLDPHKLNRRHLYVALTRGSRKLVICSPTALLTPAPETPKR
- a CDS encoding UvrD-helicase domain-containing protein, with the translated sequence MRSGLSNTVLRVERGGDDYRKIREATVGLLNAKHPDIALRATYSRVLVDEYQDCDMLRHALVVSLSNVLPVTVLGDPLQAIFDFNGPTVRWKSDVQTAFPPLGRLSRPWRWENASAPELGQWLLKVRRDLLDEEPIDLAAAPSEVVWIELSGNEDENHRQRMKAAQSKSPVHGGSVAVILDSSNKRASSMRQVERQAR
- a CDS encoding metal-dependent hydrolase, whose amino-acid sequence is MDSVSQIVLGASVGLATMGRRTAAWKAALWGGLAGTLPDLDVLIDQGDALRNMVLHRAESHSLFWLTLASPVLAGLPALLHGERAGFRRWWLAMWLALVTHPLLDAMTVYGTQLLLPFTNYPFGVGSIFIIDPLYTLPLLAGVVLGVTRRQWRGLPSVHAGLVLSTAYLAWSAAAQWHVRTMAQESLAGEAQPAAILVTPTPFNTLLWRIVAMRPDGSYDEGFRSLLDGSRPIQWARFAAPPVSAAVSTLPPVQRLAAFSHGFYKVHARGGRAWVTDLRMGQEPNYSFSFVVAQEQGGEWRPVVPRNEGSRGDVRLGLAWVWERMWGSNVPAPR